The Acidimicrobiales bacterium genome segment CATTGTCGGCCGCGACCGGCTGGAGACGCTCACCCGGGACCGTGCCTTCATGGCGTTCCTGTCGGAGGTCCACGGCGACCTGCGCAACGACCTCACCTCCCCGTCGTGGTTCCAGGAGCGGCCCAGCGCCCTGCGCTCGGTGTCGTACTTCTCGCCCGAGTTCGGCATCGCCGAGGCCGTGCCCCAGTACTCGGGCGGCCTCGGCGTCCTGGCCGGCGACCACCTGAAGGCGGCCAGCGGGCTCGGGGTCCCGCTCGTCGGCGTGGGGCTGTTCTACCGGATGGGGTACTTCCGCCAGGAGCTCAACCCCGACGGCTGGCAGCAGGAGCGCTACCCCACCCTCGACCCCCACGCCATGGCGGTGCGGCTGGTGGACGGCGCCCGCGTCAGCGTCGACCTGGCCGGCGTCGAGGTCTCCGCCCAGATCTGGCGGGCCGACGTCGGCCGGGTGCGCCTGTACCTCCTCGACGCCGACATCGACGACAACGACGCCGAGCACCGCAGCGTCACCGACCGGCTCTACGGCGGCGGCACCGAGCACCGCCTGCGCCAGGAGATCCTCCTCGGCATCGGCGGCGTGCGCGCCCTGGACGCCGTCGGCGAGGAGACCCAGGTCTTCCACACCAACGAGGGCCACGCCGGCTTCCTCGGCCTCGAGCGCATCCGCCGCCTGGTCAAGGGGTCGGACATGAGCTTCGCCGAGGCCATCGAGTCGGTCCGCGCCGGCACCGTGTTCACCACGCACACACCCGTCCCGGCCGGCATCGACCGGTTCCCCCACGAGCTCATGCAGCGGTACTTCCAGGGGTGGGCCGACGAGTGCAGCGTCCCCTTCGACGACCTCATGGCGCTCGGCCACCTCCCCGACGAGCCCCCGCACAACCCGTTCAACATGGCGGTGATGGGGTTGCGCCTGGCCGGCATGTCCAACGGCGTGTCGGCGCTCCACGGGCAGGTCAGCCGGACGATGTTCAGCGCCCTGTGGCCCGACATCCCGCCCGAGGAGGCGCCGATCACGTCGGTGACCAACGGCGTCCACGCCCACACCTGGGTCTCGGACGACATGAACGACCTGCTGTCGCGCCACCTGGTACCGGCTTGGGACGAGGCCGACGCCACCATGTGGCAGCGCCTGGCGGCCGCCCGCGACGACGAGATCTGGCGCGTGCGCGAGCAGAGCCGCGAGCGCCTGGTCGGCTTCGTGCGCCAGCGCCTGCGCCAGGCGGCGCTCGGCCGGGGCGTCAGCGAGTCCGACGTGGCGTGGTGCGACGAGGTGTTCGACCCGAGGATCCTCACCATCGGGTTCGCCCGGCGCTTCGCCGCCTACAAGCGGGCGACCCTCCTGCTCTCCCAGCCCGAGCGGCTGCGCGCCCTTCTCCTGTCGCCCGACCGTCCCGTTCAGATCGTGTTCGCCGGCAAGGCGCACCCGGCCGACGACATCGGCAAGGAGATGATCCGCCAGATCGTCCAGTTCTCCCGCGACCCGGCGGTGCGCCACCGCATCGCGTTCGTGGAGGACTACGACATCGCCGTGGCCCGGACGCTCCTCCAGGGCTGCGACGTGTGGCTCAACACCCCGCGCCGGCCCCAGGAGGCGTGCGGCACGAGCGGCGAGAAGGCGGCTCTCAACGGCGCCCTGAACTGCTCGATCCTCGACGGCTGGTGGAACGAGATGTTCGACGGGGAGAACGGCTGGGCCGTCTCCTCGGCGGAGACGTACGACGACCTCGGCCGGCGCGACGCCGTCGAGGCCGGCAGCCTGTTCGAGATCCTCGAGCACCAGGTGGTCCCCCTGTTCTACGAGCGGGTGGAGGGCGTCGTGCCCCGGCGCTGGGTCCGGCGCATCAAGTCCTCGCTCGTCTCCCTGGGGCCGCGGGTCACCGCCTCGCGCATGGTGCGCGACTACGTCGAGCAGCTGTACGAGCCCCTGGCGGTACGGGCCGACGACATCGGCGCGGGCGAGTACACGCGCGCCCGCGAGCTCACGTCGTGGAAACGGCGGGTCCTCGCCCAGTGGGACGCGGTGAAGGTCGAGGCGGTGGACAGCGACTCGGCGGTGGCCGACATCGGGACCGACCGGACGGTGTCGGCCGTGGTGTCGCTGGGCTCGCTCACCCCCGACGACGTGGCGGTGCAACTCATCTTCGGGCCGGTGGGGCCCAACGACGAGATCACCGCGCCGGCCGTCGTCACCATGGACCTGGTCGGCGAGGGGCCGGGCCCGGCCACCTACCGCTACGTCTGCACGTTCTGCGCCGAGCAGGCCGGGCGCTACGGCTTCACCGTGCGCGTCATCCCGGCCCACGCCGACCTGGGCACGCCGGTGGAGATGGGGCGCGCCGCCTGGGCGTAACCGAGGCGGCGGCCCCGCCGCCTGTGGTGCAATAGCGCCGTGGGGCGCCGCGGCGCGCTGCGTTCGAGGATCGCGTCGACCGGCGCGCTGTACGTCGCGGCGTCGCCGATCGACGGCATCGGGGTGTTCGCCGCCCGGCCCTTCGCGACCGGCGAGGTCGTCGAGTGCTGCCCGGTGATCGTCTGCCCGCCCCCCGACGAGACGCTGATCGAGCAGACGCAGCTGCGGGGCCTCTACTTCACGTGGAAGGACGACGCCGTGGGGCTGGCCCTCGGCTACGGGTCGCTCTACAACCACTCGTGGGAGCCGAACGCGGAGTACGAGCTCGACCACCGCCGCCGGCTCGCCCGCTTCCGTGCCGTCCGCCACATCGCCGCCGGCGACGAGGTCACCATCAACTACACCGGGCACCCCGACGGCCGCGGCGACCTCTGGTTCGACCTGCCGGCGCCCCCGCCGGCGTGACCCGCTCGCTCAGGCGCTGGGGCCGAGGAGCGCCTCGGCGGCCGACCAGGGGTCGGTGCGGCGGGCGGCCAGGTCGGCGCTGACCTGCTCGTAGCGCGGGCCCGAGAGCCGGCCCTCGGCCCGGGCGGCGAGGCGGTGCAGGACGATCGCCCGCACCTCGTCGTCGAGGCGCCGGGCCCGCCGCGCCGCCAACAGCCCGCTGTCCCCCAGGAAGGCGCGGTGGGCGGCGACGGCGTCCCACAGCTCGTCCACGCCCTCGCCGGTCGTCGCCACCGTCCGCACAACGGGCGGCCGCCACGGGCCGGGGTCGAGGTTCATGTCCAGCATCGTGCGCAGGTCCCGCTCCGCCTCCGCCGCGCCGGGGCGGTCCGCCTTGTTGACGACCAGCACGTCGGCGACCTCCAGGAGGCCGGCCTTGTTCGCCTGGACGGCGTCGCCCCACCTGGGGTTCACGACGACCACGGTGGTGTCGGCCCATCCCGCCACCTCCACCTCCACCTGCCCCACGCCCACCGTCTCCACCACCACGAGCGGGAAGTTGCAGGCGTCGAGCACCCGGATCGCCTCGGGCGTCGCCAGGGCGAGACCGCCGAGGTGGCCGCGGGTGGCCATCGAGCGGATGAACACGCCGGGGTCGCCGGCGTGGCCCTGCATGCGCACGCGGTCGCCGAGGATGGCCCCGCCGGAGAACGGCGACGACGGGTCGACCGCCAGCACCGCCACCTCGGTGCCCATCGACCGGACGTGGCCCACCAGGCGGTCGGTGATCGTCGACTTGCCGGCGCCCGGCGCGCCGGTGATCCCGAGCGTGTACGCCTCCCCGCCGCGGGGATAGGTGAGGCGCCCGACCGACCGGGCGTCGTCGCCGCCGCGCTCCACCAGCGTGATCAGCCGGGCCAGCGCCCGGCGGCTCCCGGCGGCAGCGTGGTCGAGCAGCGCCCCGGGGTCGCCGGAGATCACGCTCGTGCCCGCGGCCCCGGGCGGACGCCGGTCAGAAGTCGGTTTCGACCGTGTCGAAGTCGATGCCCTTGGCCCGCACCTCGGTGATCCCGGGGACGCGGTCCTTGAGGATCCGCTCGATGCCGGCCTTCAGGGTGAGACCCGACATGGGGCAGCCGCCGCAGGCGCCCATCAACTCGATGTCGACGACGCCGGTCTCCTCG includes the following:
- the glgP gene encoding alpha-glucan family phosphorylase, whose translation is MKALRSFTVRAKLPPALAPLHELAMNLQWSWNGHTRNLFRWIDPGTWEVTGHDPVRLLGIVGRDRLETLTRDRAFMAFLSEVHGDLRNDLTSPSWFQERPSALRSVSYFSPEFGIAEAVPQYSGGLGVLAGDHLKAASGLGVPLVGVGLFYRMGYFRQELNPDGWQQERYPTLDPHAMAVRLVDGARVSVDLAGVEVSAQIWRADVGRVRLYLLDADIDDNDAEHRSVTDRLYGGGTEHRLRQEILLGIGGVRALDAVGEETQVFHTNEGHAGFLGLERIRRLVKGSDMSFAEAIESVRAGTVFTTHTPVPAGIDRFPHELMQRYFQGWADECSVPFDDLMALGHLPDEPPHNPFNMAVMGLRLAGMSNGVSALHGQVSRTMFSALWPDIPPEEAPITSVTNGVHAHTWVSDDMNDLLSRHLVPAWDEADATMWQRLAAARDDEIWRVREQSRERLVGFVRQRLRQAALGRGVSESDVAWCDEVFDPRILTIGFARRFAAYKRATLLLSQPERLRALLLSPDRPVQIVFAGKAHPADDIGKEMIRQIVQFSRDPAVRHRIAFVEDYDIAVARTLLQGCDVWLNTPRRPQEACGTSGEKAALNGALNCSILDGWWNEMFDGENGWAVSSAETYDDLGRRDAVEAGSLFEILEHQVVPLFYERVEGVVPRRWVRRIKSSLVSLGPRVTASRMVRDYVEQLYEPLAVRADDIGAGEYTRARELTSWKRRVLAQWDAVKVEAVDSDSAVADIGTDRTVSAVVSLGSLTPDDVAVQLIFGPVGPNDEITAPAVVTMDLVGEGPGPATYRYVCTFCAEQAGRYGFTVRVIPAHADLGTPVEMGRAAWA
- the meaB gene encoding methylmalonyl Co-A mutase-associated GTPase MeaB; translated protein: MISGDPGALLDHAAAGSRRALARLITLVERGGDDARSVGRLTYPRGGEAYTLGITGAPGAGKSTITDRLVGHVRSMGTEVAVLAVDPSSPFSGGAILGDRVRMQGHAGDPGVFIRSMATRGHLGGLALATPEAIRVLDACNFPLVVVETVGVGQVEVEVAGWADTTVVVVNPRWGDAVQANKAGLLEVADVLVVNKADRPGAAEAERDLRTMLDMNLDPGPWRPPVVRTVATTGEGVDELWDAVAAHRAFLGDSGLLAARRARRLDDEVRAIVLHRLAARAEGRLSGPRYEQVSADLAARRTDPWSAAEALLGPSA
- a CDS encoding SET domain-containing protein, which produces MGRRGALRSRIASTGALYVAASPIDGIGVFAARPFATGEVVECCPVIVCPPPDETLIEQTQLRGLYFTWKDDAVGLALGYGSLYNHSWEPNAEYELDHRRRLARFRAVRHIAAGDEVTINYTGHPDGRGDLWFDLPAPPPA
- a CDS encoding NifU family protein, with the translated sequence METQLLEAMEAIRPALQSDGGDMRVLSVDEETGVVDIELMGACGGCPMSGLTLKAGIERILKDRVPGITEVRAKGIDFDTVETDF